Within Acidimicrobiales bacterium, the genomic segment TCCCCGGCGTGGTGGTCGCGTTCTCCGCGTGGGTCGCGTCGTTGGCATTCGTACTCCCGACCGCACTGCTGGCGACGGCGGCACCGCTGGCGATCGCGCGAGCCCCGAGCGAGCTGTTCGTATCCACGATCTGGGCCGCGGGCCTGGCGAGCGCGGCCTACTCTGCCCTCTTCCTCGTCCCCGGACTCCGCCTCCGACGTCCGGTCGTGGCTTCCCTCGTCTATTGGTTCGCGTGGGAGGTTCTGGCCGGGGCCGTCGGTGGGTTCGTCCTCAGGGTCTCGGTAATCGGGTATGTCCGCGCCGTGATCGCCCCTGCGGCCGAGAACGTCTCGCCCGCCGTCTCGGTCGCAGCAGCACCGGTCTCGCCGATGACAGCAGCGGCCGCCTGCATGACCTTCACCGGGGTGGCGTTGCTGCTCGCGGGGATCATGTTCGACCGGCAGGAGATTCGCTGACACCGCAGGCGGAGTGGCTTTCGACCGTTCGCAACAGGACGAGAGCGACAAACGCTATAAGCAGCGCGTACACAGCGTAAGCCACCGCGTCGGGGAGCACGGCTCGAAAGATCACCAGATTGAACCCCCACCTCTTGGCATTGCCGATATGCGCCGCAATCAAGGGATCACCTGGACCGACCAGATGATGCGTGACGACCGCCAGACCCATCGAGAACGTACCAAGAGCGGCGGCCTTCAGACAGGTCCGTCGTTCCCAAACGTACGCGAGGGGAACGGCGAGGAAGGGCAGGGCCGGAGTCATGTAGCGAGGGCCCGGACTGTCACCTCCCCAAGGGTTCGGCCAAGAGATTTGTAGCAACAGGTAGCCCGCGAACATGGCGAGGGCGACTGCTGCCTCGCGCTTGGACCTCCCGCCGGCCCGCCACATGCGGATGATCCCAAACAGGGCCAAGAGAACGATCGGCGTGAACACGAAGCCCCGTTCACCGAAGAAGACGCGTACGAGGTGGAGGAGGCTCGGCATCTCGAGGTGCCCTTCGAGATGACCTGTCTTCACTGCGTACGAAGTACGGAACGGGCTGCCGTACACGATCTGGTGATACCAGCCGATCAAGAGGCCCACCGGTAGAGCAGCTGCAACCAAGAAGACCAACTGCTCCCAGTCGCGGCGCCAGATCACGAAGAAGGCGAAGATCACCGCCGCAATGGCTGCCGCGTAGTCGACCGAGATCGCAACCGCCACCAGGAGACCCGCCGCAAGGGCCCTCCCCCTGCCGTTCCGATCGGAGACGTGCCATGCCATGTAGACCAGGGCTGCCACGAGCACGTGCTGGAACAGGTCGGCCGACAGTGGGAGGATGATCGTTCCCAACGAGAGCGCCAGAGCTGCAGCGACGGCGACTCTCGGCGACCCTGATCCCGTCGATGCACTACCGTCATCCTCCTCAGCATGGTTCTGAGACGAGTGGGAGGAAGTGAACTTGGTGATCCGGCTCACCATGAGAGCCCCCAACACCGCCCCGGGCACTGAGGCAAACCAGACACCCAACCACCAGTCACCCAGGTGAAACAAGATCACCGCACTCTGCGTGCCCTCTGAAGACTCGACTTCTCGCACACGTACCCACTCGGCGTCGCCGAACCCCAGCCGATCGGCTAGCCAGAGCAGAGGCACTGCGACAAAAGGCTGACCGGGGGCTTTGTCGGAGTAGACCCGACCTCCGATCTCCACCCGGTCGACTCCCAAGAGTTTCCGGTAGGGAGTCAGTTCGAAATTCCCGTTGTCGACAATCGCACGCGTGAGATAGAGACGAGAAGCAGTTTGCGCGGAGATGGGATTCACTCAAGGTGCGGTGATCACGAACAAAAGCACCCCCACCCAGAGCGCCAGCTTCTGCGATCGGATGGGACGCGCTTCAGCCACAGCGGGGACGGTTACCTTCTTGCCGCAGACTCCAGTATGGGCGGCCTTGCCTACAGACAAATGCCGCCGCATCTAGATTCTCTGGAGGACACACCAGGAGCTGCGTTCTAGTGCGGCGGCGCCGCGTTTCCACTCCGATTACGGGAGGCCCAACTTCCGCCGACACGACGGCCAAGCCGAATAGCGCCCTCCGTGGGCCTGCACGACTCGCATTCCCACGACGATCTGCTGCTCCCGCGTCGCGTGGTGGGGGTATGACGCAAACTGGCCACCCCCGTATGCCAACCAGGTGGAGCGCAGGAACTGCAGACCGCCGTAGTAGCCGTTGCCGGTGTTGGCTCGCCAATTGCCACCGGCCTCGCAACGGGCCAGGGCGTCCCAAGGCCACGAAGGAACCTGCGGTTGCCGGCTCGCACGCGCCAGCTTGTCGAAGACGTCCTTCCAGAAACGCGTCGCCATCTCGGCAAGCTGCTCCAACTGAGACCTCGAGGCCGGCTGGGGAAGCCCGTTCGCCTTCAACCATGCACTCATCTGCTCCGGCGTACACGCCGTCGACCCCACCAACACCGCCACTGAGAGAGCGAGGCTCCGTACGGTTCGTTTCACTTCTCCGTCCTCCTTCGGGCCTCTCTCCACGTGCGACCGCCGCCCGGGAGAGCGGACCCCTACGGGGGTACGGCGCAACAGAATGGTCTAATTCGTCATCGAAATGCAACAAGTTTTGCCTTCTCGTCATATCTTGCAGGTGGTTGTTTGTATCTGCATATGTATTCAGAAACACAGCTGTAAGTGGAACACGGAGGTAGTGCACAGCAACCACACGAGTGTTTAGAGCGGCGGAGGCCCGTGTTCCACCCGGATGAGCGAGTTCCACTGGGGCCAGCGGGTTCCACCAGAAACAGCGGAGAGGGTGGGATTCGAACCCACGGAGGGGTTGCCCCCTCACCTCCTTAGCAGGGAGGCCCGTTCGACCAGACTCCGGCACCTCTCCAACTCGGCGTCGGCACCTCTCGGGTGCCGACGCGCGCTTCGGGAAATGCTACGCCACCGAGACGGCTCTACGCAGTTCGACGCTGTGCTTCGCGGAGGGAGCGGGATTCGAACCCGCGGGCCCCGGAGGGCCAAAGGTTTTCAAGACCTTCGCATTCGTCCGCTCTGCCATCCCTCCGGCGCAGAGACTACCGAGGCCCCGACCTGGGATCGGATCGACTCCACCCATTCGCAGGCCGCTTGCCACGCCAGGTCCGCGTTCTTCCGGACCTCGGCCGAAGAGTCGCCGGCGGCGGGATAGGAGCCGAGGAACTTCACGTCTGCTTGCTTGGCCTTGAGGTTGCGCAGCGCATCCGCGACGACCTCGTCCGAGATGTGACCCTCGAGGTCGATTATGAAGCAGTAGTCGCCCAGCATCCGCTTGGTGGGTCGAGACTCGAGTTTCGTCAGGTTTATCGAGCGGGCCGCGAACTCTTGGAGAATGCCCAAGAGGCTCCCCGGCCTGTCGGCGCGCTGGTAGACGACCAGCGAGGTCTTGTCGTGACCGGTGGGAGCGGGCACGCCAGAATGAGCCACCGCCACAAAACGCGTCTCGTTTCCGGGATGGTCTTCGATGTCGGTCGCGATGACCTCGAGCCCGTAGATGTCCGCCGCGAGTGACGTGGCTATCGCCGCCGCCCGGGGATTGGATCCCTCTGCCACCATCCTCGCTGCGTGCGCGGTGGAGTTCGCCGCCACGGTCTCGACCGAACCGAGCTTGGCCGAAAGGAAGCGCCTGCACTGGGCGGCAGCGTGTGGGAACGCGACGATCGTAGTGACCTCGTCCAGCTTCACCCCTGGTTTCGCCAACAGGTTTAGCTGGACGTCGATCACGACCTCCCTCTGGATGAGCAGATCAGATTCGAATGCCAGGGTGTCCAAGGTGACGTTCACCGTCCCTTCGATCGAGTTCTCGATGGCCACGAAACCGACGTCCACCTCTCCCGCTTCGGTCGCGGCCAGAACTTCCGGGATCGACGAGAACGGAACCAGCTCACCCGCGGCCAGATCCCGTTGCGTGAGCAGCGCCTGCTCCGTGAAAGTCCCCTCCGGACCGAGAAATCCGACCCTGAAACTCTCCCGCTCGCGCTGCGTCACAAAGGCAGGATAACGCCCGGTCTGAGGACGAGAGGCGACGGAGGGCCTCCTCCGCGGCGAGAATGGAGGAGTGGACCCTGCCGAGATCGAGGAGATCCTCTCGAAGGTGCGCGAGGGCGTCATCGACCCTTCGGCTGCTCTGGAAGAGCTCGCCCTGCTGCCCTTCCGCGATCTCGGTCACACGAAGGTGGATCACCACCGACCTCTCAGGCAAGGGCTGGCCGAAGCCGTGTACGGGCCGGGGAAGTCCC encodes:
- a CDS encoding prephenate dehydratase, with amino-acid sequence MTQRERESFRVGFLGPEGTFTEQALLTQRDLAAGELVPFSSIPEVLAATEAGEVDVGFVAIENSIEGTVNVTLDTLAFESDLLIQREVVIDVQLNLLAKPGVKLDEVTTIVAFPHAAAQCRRFLSAKLGSVETVAANSTAHAARMVAEGSNPRAAAIATSLAADIYGLEVIATDIEDHPGNETRFVAVAHSGVPAPTGHDKTSLVVYQRADRPGSLLGILQEFAARSINLTKLESRPTKRMLGDYCFIIDLEGHISDEVVADALRNLKAKQADVKFLGSYPAAGDSSAEVRKNADLAWQAACEWVESIRSQVGASVVSAPEGWQSGRMRRS